From a single Adhaeribacter swui genomic region:
- a CDS encoding pyridoxine 5'-phosphate synthase: MTKLSVNINKIATLRNARGGNRPNLVQSALDCERFGAQGITVHPRPDERHIRYQDVLDLKKVVTTEFNIEGNPTPEFLELVKKVVPEQVTLVPDAPDAITSNAGWDTLRHQDFLKKTIADLKSIGTRVSIFVDPVIEMVEGAAETGTDRIELYTEAYASHYHQNREQAIAPYAQAAERAVALGLGINAGHDLDLDNLKYLQQNIPGLLEVSIGHALICDALYLGLENTIQLYLRQLS, translated from the coding sequence ATGACTAAACTCAGCGTAAATATAAACAAGATTGCTACGCTCCGGAATGCCCGGGGCGGTAACCGGCCCAACCTGGTACAAAGCGCTTTAGATTGCGAGCGTTTCGGGGCGCAAGGCATTACGGTACACCCCCGGCCTGACGAGCGCCACATTCGGTACCAGGACGTACTGGATTTAAAAAAAGTAGTAACCACCGAGTTTAACATTGAAGGCAACCCGACGCCGGAATTTCTGGAGCTGGTAAAAAAAGTGGTGCCGGAACAAGTAACCCTGGTACCCGATGCGCCGGACGCGATTACCTCTAATGCCGGCTGGGACACCCTGCGCCACCAGGACTTTTTAAAAAAAACTATTGCTGACCTAAAAAGTATTGGTACCCGGGTGTCGATTTTTGTGGACCCGGTAATAGAAATGGTAGAAGGCGCCGCTGAAACCGGCACCGACCGCATTGAATTGTACACCGAGGCTTACGCCAGCCATTACCACCAAAACCGCGAACAAGCCATTGCCCCGTACGCGCAAGCCGCCGAACGGGCCGTAGCTTTAGGCTTGGGTATTAATGCCGGGCACGATCTGGATCTGGATAATTTAAAATACCTGCAGCAAAACATTCCTGGCTTGCTGGAAGTATCTATTGGCCACGCCCTTATCTGCGACGCGCTTTATTTAGGTTTGGAGAATACCATTCAGCTTTATTTACGTCAGCTTTCTTAA
- a CDS encoding GatB/YqeY domain-containing protein, producing MSLKEKIEADIKKAMLAKNKVRLDALRSIKSQILLAETEKGAAQTLTTDAELKLLTKAAKQRRESAEVFAKQNRTDLEEVELAQLAVIEEFLPAQLDEGDLRARLVEIIQRVGATGPSDLGKVMGVAARELSGQADGKAISAAVSQLLNNTNA from the coding sequence ATGAGTTTAAAAGAAAAAATAGAAGCTGACATTAAAAAAGCCATGCTGGCTAAAAACAAAGTACGGTTAGATGCTTTACGCAGCATTAAATCGCAGATACTGTTGGCCGAAACCGAAAAAGGCGCTGCCCAAACCTTAACTACCGATGCAGAATTAAAATTATTAACCAAAGCGGCCAAGCAACGCCGGGAGTCAGCGGAGGTTTTTGCCAAACAAAACCGGACCGACCTGGAAGAAGTAGAGTTGGCCCAACTAGCAGTAATCGAGGAATTTTTACCCGCGCAGCTGGATGAAGGCGATTTACGGGCTCGCTTAGTAGAAATAATTCAGCGGGTAGGTGCAACCGGTCCGTCGGACTTAGGCAAAGTGATGGGCGTAGCAGCGCGCGAACTCAGCGGCCAGGCCGATGGTAAAGCGATTTCGGCAGCGGTAAGTCAGTTATTAAATAACACCAACGCTTAA
- a CDS encoding CvpA family protein, with amino-acid sequence MTTFDFFLLAPIAYGAFSGFRQGLLLEIVSLVAWVIAVVFGLQFLNAAIPVMRGVVGEAFGFLPFITFLVVFMLIIAAVRLVGTVAKKVIHLTPLGMLDSLGGGLLGALTWCLGVSLFLYVLNLTGISFTHEVLKKSEVYPVIAKATPYALQVVGFFLPFAKYLLSTLRGIF; translated from the coding sequence TTGACCACGTTTGATTTTTTCTTACTGGCACCTATTGCTTACGGTGCTTTTAGTGGTTTCCGTCAAGGACTGCTACTCGAAATAGTATCGCTGGTAGCGTGGGTTATTGCGGTAGTTTTTGGGTTGCAGTTCTTAAATGCCGCTATTCCGGTAATGCGGGGCGTAGTAGGCGAGGCTTTCGGCTTTTTACCTTTTATTACTTTTCTGGTGGTTTTTATGTTAATTATTGCTGCTGTAAGATTAGTAGGCACCGTAGCCAAAAAAGTAATTCATTTAACGCCCCTGGGCATGCTCGATAGCTTAGGCGGCGGATTGCTCGGGGCACTTACCTGGTGTTTAGGCGTAAGTCTTTTTCTGTACGTATTAAATTTAACGGGTATTTCGTTCACGCATGAAGTCCTAAAGAAATCGGAGGTTTACCCGGTAATTGCCAAAGCAACCCCGTATGCCTTGCAGGTAGTAGGCTTTTTTCTGCCTTTTGCGAAGTATTTATTAAGTACCCTGAGAGGAATATTTTAA
- a CDS encoding anthranilate synthase component II: MILLLDSFDSFTYNLLDYFGQLSVSAQVVRNNVALAEIQALDFEAIVLSPGPGKPREAGVLMEVIAYYHDKLPILGICLGHQALGEFFGATLVKGIKPMHGKVSEITCVPDPVFAGLPTKMPVVRYHSLVLQEPGKYMVPLAYTAAGELMAFRHELLPLYALQFHPEAALTTYGLDILRNWLTIAGIRN; encoded by the coding sequence TTGATTTTGCTCTTAGATTCGTTTGATTCCTTTACGTATAACCTGCTCGATTATTTTGGGCAGTTAAGCGTATCGGCGCAGGTAGTCCGGAATAATGTTGCTTTAGCTGAGATCCAGGCCTTGGATTTTGAAGCCATAGTCTTGTCGCCGGGGCCTGGTAAACCGCGCGAAGCCGGGGTGCTGATGGAGGTAATTGCGTATTATCATGATAAATTGCCGATCCTGGGGATTTGCCTGGGGCACCAGGCTTTGGGCGAGTTTTTTGGGGCTACCCTGGTAAAAGGCATTAAACCCATGCACGGCAAAGTTTCCGAAATTACCTGCGTACCCGACCCGGTTTTTGCCGGTTTACCAACAAAAATGCCGGTTGTCCGGTATCATTCGCTGGTATTGCAAGAACCCGGTAAATACATGGTGCCCCTGGCTTATACGGCCGCTGGCGAGTTAATGGCTTTCCGGCACGAGTTGTTGCCTTTATACGCATTGCAGTTCCATCCGGAAGCGGCTTTAACTACTTACGGCTTGGATATCCTGCGTAATTGGCTTACTATTGCTGGTATCAGAAATTAA
- a CDS encoding alpha/beta fold hydrolase, giving the protein MDFNIKEEGDFKYIDEGEGEVLLLLHGLFGALSNWADVINGFKDRYRIVIPLMPIYDLPLREAGVPGLTAYVEKFVALKQLNNFTLLGNSLGGHIALVYTLNNISRVKRLVLTGSSGLFEDSMGSTFPKRGNYAYIKERVEFTFYQPETATKELVDEVFSITNSNSKVLRIIAMAKSAQRHNMTKDITRITVPTCLIWGLNDTITPPHVAHEFNRLIKGSVLHFVDKCSHAPMMEQPEVFNKYLNKFLELNP; this is encoded by the coding sequence ATGGATTTTAATATTAAAGAAGAAGGGGATTTTAAGTATATTGACGAAGGCGAAGGCGAGGTTTTGCTGTTGCTGCATGGGTTGTTTGGAGCCCTGAGTAACTGGGCCGACGTGATTAATGGCTTTAAAGACCGGTACCGGATTGTAATTCCGTTAATGCCCATTTACGATTTGCCGTTGCGCGAAGCCGGAGTGCCTGGGCTTACGGCTTACGTAGAAAAATTTGTGGCTTTAAAACAACTGAATAACTTTACGTTGTTGGGCAACTCGCTGGGCGGGCACATTGCTTTGGTGTATACCCTCAACAATATTTCGCGGGTAAAAAGGTTAGTACTAACGGGTAGCTCGGGTTTGTTCGAAGATTCTATGGGCAGCACTTTCCCGAAACGCGGGAATTATGCCTACATTAAAGAACGGGTAGAGTTTACTTTTTATCAACCCGAAACGGCCACCAAGGAGTTGGTAGACGAGGTTTTCTCGATTACCAACAGTAATTCTAAAGTGCTCCGGATTATTGCCATGGCCAAATCGGCGCAGCGCCATAACATGACCAAAGATATTACCCGCATAACGGTGCCTACGTGTTTAATTTGGGGATTAAACGATACCATTACCCCACCGCACGTAGCGCACGAGTTTAACCGGTTAATTAAAGGTTCGGTTTTGCATTTTGTTGATAAATGCTCGCACGCGCCCATGATGGAGCAGCCCGAAGTTTTTAATAAATATTTAAATAAATTTCTGGAGTTAAATCCCTGA
- a CDS encoding CBS domain-containing protein produces MIAEELINQMIPPLKLSDTPAKAVRWMEEFRVNQLPVVKLRQYLGLITEEDILEAKVAHESLQTVPFGYEDVFVLYNQHFYNVMETAIKNKIQVVPVLDEQREFLGVITVNDTISAFGQMSALQGQGGILVLSMNERDYSLTEISRLVESNNAKILSAYVSPDEADPYKIRLTLKMNTSDLKRIIATFERFDYRITAQFQDATDEKDDQDRLDLLLRYINI; encoded by the coding sequence ATGATTGCAGAAGAACTAATAAATCAAATGATTCCACCTTTAAAGCTGTCGGACACGCCCGCTAAGGCTGTTCGCTGGATGGAAGAATTCCGGGTAAATCAATTACCGGTAGTAAAGCTGCGTCAGTATTTGGGTTTAATTACTGAAGAAGATATTCTGGAAGCTAAAGTAGCGCACGAATCTTTGCAAACCGTACCATTTGGTTACGAAGATGTTTTTGTGTTGTATAACCAGCATTTTTACAATGTAATGGAAACCGCCATTAAAAATAAAATTCAGGTAGTGCCAGTGCTCGATGAGCAACGCGAGTTTTTAGGAGTTATTACGGTAAACGATACCATTTCGGCCTTTGGGCAAATGTCGGCTTTGCAGGGACAGGGCGGTATTTTGGTACTAAGCATGAACGAGCGCGATTATTCGCTTACCGAAATCAGCCGGTTAGTAGAAAGCAATAATGCCAAGATTTTAAGCGCCTACGTGTCGCCGGACGAAGCCGATCCCTATAAAATAAGATTAACCCTTAAAATGAATACCAGCGACCTGAAGCGCATTATTGCTACTTTCGAGCGTTTTGATTACCGCATTACCGCGCAATTCCAGGATGCAACGGACGAGAAAGATGATCAGGACCGTTTAGATTTGCTGCTGCGGTATATTAATATTTAG
- a CDS encoding BamA/TamA family outer membrane protein has product MRSFPFFLIFFFFIWLSGSAQTTSEPVTGISVDSAQNILSCPTDSGQVFIRSIQFEGNKITQEKILRAELNLKEGDRVNAADLRQRLAENQLQLYNLQLFHWVRYIALCDNGELNLIFSVQERWYIWPVPIFSLADRNFNAWLQHNDWRRIDYGLHLDVKNFRGLNETLRANVQHGYNRKLEVFYRKPNVGRSKMGATLAVSLYRSHALDYTIEDNRLLTLHQNNDFAVQRVYVSPGLLYRADVQRQTALTFTYNWQRLSNAAFSLNPAYFLGRQKRQFAELNLVHTRNFRNTFSYPLSGSYFQVAFAQRLYSNNSGNASTSLRAKYSRYVPLAAKWFYSFGLEGKSMLSQRLAFADNQVLGYGTVLVRGYQLYVVNGEQFGLFKQGLSRNILPQREIVLSFLKSPKFNRIPLSMYLNGFTDAGYAHDKYYSAENSFANRLLLSAGIGLHLVTYYDKVVTLEYTLTNTGQAGFFVNTGIPF; this is encoded by the coding sequence GTGCGGAGCTTTCCGTTTTTTTTAATTTTTTTCTTTTTTATCTGGCTTTCTGGTTCTGCGCAAACTACTTCGGAGCCCGTAACCGGTATTTCTGTAGATTCGGCGCAAAATATTTTGAGCTGTCCCACCGATTCCGGCCAGGTTTTTATCCGTAGCATTCAGTTCGAAGGCAATAAAATTACCCAGGAAAAAATATTACGGGCAGAGCTTAACTTAAAAGAAGGTGACCGGGTAAACGCGGCAGATTTGCGCCAACGCCTGGCCGAAAACCAATTGCAGTTGTATAACCTCCAGCTTTTTCATTGGGTGCGCTACATAGCGCTCTGCGATAACGGTGAATTAAATCTTATTTTTTCGGTGCAGGAACGTTGGTATATTTGGCCGGTTCCTATCTTTTCGCTCGCCGACCGCAATTTTAATGCCTGGCTGCAGCACAACGATTGGCGCCGCATTGATTACGGTTTGCACCTGGACGTTAAAAATTTCCGGGGTTTAAACGAAACGTTGCGGGCTAATGTGCAGCACGGCTACAACCGCAAATTAGAAGTGTTTTACCGCAAACCCAATGTGGGCCGTTCCAAAATGGGGGCTACGCTGGCAGTTTCGCTATACCGGAGCCACGCCTTAGATTATACCATTGAAGATAACCGCTTACTTACTTTGCACCAAAATAATGATTTTGCAGTGCAACGGGTTTACGTGTCGCCGGGATTGCTCTACCGGGCCGATGTACAACGCCAAACGGCGCTTACTTTTACCTATAATTGGCAGCGCCTCTCCAATGCGGCGTTTTCTTTAAATCCAGCGTATTTTCTAGGCCGGCAAAAACGCCAGTTCGCGGAATTAAACCTAGTGCATACCCGTAATTTCCGGAATACATTTTCTTATCCTTTATCGGGGAGTTATTTTCAGGTAGCCTTTGCGCAGCGTTTGTACAGCAACAACAGCGGCAATGCCAGTACCTCGTTACGCGCCAAATACAGCCGGTATGTGCCTTTAGCGGCCAAATGGTTTTACAGTTTTGGCCTGGAAGGGAAATCCATGCTGTCGCAGCGACTCGCCTTTGCCGATAACCAGGTGTTGGGCTACGGCACCGTATTGGTTCGCGGCTACCAATTGTATGTAGTAAACGGGGAGCAGTTTGGTTTATTTAAACAAGGCTTATCGCGCAATATTTTGCCGCAACGCGAGATTGTACTAAGTTTTTTAAAAAGCCCAAAATTTAATAGAATACCTCTAAGTATGTACCTGAATGGGTTTACCGATGCGGGTTATGCGCACGATAAATATTATTCGGCCGAAAACAGTTTTGCTAATCGCTTGTTGCTATCTGCAGGAATCGGCTTGCACCTTGTTACGTATTACGATAAAGTTGTTACTTTGGAGTATACTTTAACCAATACCGGACAAGCCGGATTTTTTGTAAACACGGGCATTCCATTTTAA
- a CDS encoding NAD kinase has product MKVAILGKPFTEALLPYIQKLFDELAARHTQITIVEYFKIYLQNHIQLPSGVETFRRGDPLLGVDFVLSIGGDGTLLDTITYVGAKQIPIMGINTGRLGFLATVPFEQTSQAIEALYQGQYTLDERSLIRAETDSEIFDGINFGLNEFSILKTDTSTMIVVHTYIDGEYLNSYWADGLIVATPTGSTGYSLSCGGPVVLPQTNNFVISPVCPHNLNVRPLIVSDKSVLSFEIEGRSNNFLVSLDSRSKPVDATIKIAVKRESFNARLVKIAGVNFLNTLRTKLNWGFDKRNDL; this is encoded by the coding sequence ATGAAAGTAGCCATCCTCGGGAAGCCTTTTACGGAAGCGCTGTTGCCTTATATTCAAAAACTTTTTGACGAATTAGCTGCGCGCCACACCCAAATTACCATTGTAGAATATTTTAAAATTTATCTGCAAAACCACATTCAGCTACCAAGCGGCGTAGAAACTTTCCGGCGCGGCGACCCTTTGCTGGGAGTAGATTTTGTGCTGAGTATTGGCGGTGATGGTACGCTGCTTGATACCATTACCTATGTGGGGGCAAAACAAATTCCGATTATGGGCATTAACACCGGTCGTTTGGGTTTTTTAGCCACCGTGCCTTTTGAGCAAACCAGCCAGGCCATCGAAGCGCTTTACCAAGGCCAGTATACCCTGGATGAACGGTCGCTGATCCGGGCCGAAACCGATTCCGAGATATTTGATGGAATAAATTTTGGCTTAAATGAGTTTTCTATTTTAAAAACCGATACCTCCACCATGATTGTGGTGCATACCTACATTGATGGGGAATACCTGAACTCGTATTGGGCCGACGGCTTAATTGTTGCTACGCCAACCGGCTCTACGGGTTATTCTTTAAGTTGTGGCGGACCCGTAGTTTTACCCCAAACTAACAATTTTGTTATTTCTCCCGTATGTCCGCATAATCTAAATGTTCGGCCGTTAATTGTATCGGATAAGAGTGTTTTATCGTTTGAGATTGAAGGGCGGAGTAACAATTTTTTAGTTTCGCTCGATTCCAGGTCTAAACCAGTAGATGCTACCATAAAAATTGCCGTAAAACGAGAAAGCTTTAACGCCCGGTTAGTAAAAATTGCCGGGGTAAATTTCTTAAATACGCTGCGGACTAAGCTAAATTGGGGGTTTGATAAACGAAATGACCTATAA
- a CDS encoding DUF6089 family protein gives MELKLRNASSSVVILIILLALTVDNAYSQSWAKQRRYRKTGINLHVYDAYGQRWMKKRRYATVGINLNAINYFGEMAPDANIASFRFLSTRLNVGANYTYKFTPRISARGNLSWGRLYGDDKKSASENELDNMPRFQRNLNFRNDIVEFNGVAVYEIYENRFPYRRRPDFMPYVFAGIGVFHHNPKAYFDGEGMAKGWYALQPLGTEGQYVPDRESKNYPKPYRKIQLAIPVGIGAKYKLDANFDIGFEICWRKTFTDYLDDVSSNYADKGELAAASGTRAALLSDRSGDSGFTPVLTDPYGYKHINGFGLKGDQRGDVSDKDWYITTGISLYYILPKQVKNPKIK, from the coding sequence ATGGAATTGAAACTAAGAAATGCTAGTTCTTCGGTTGTTATTTTAATTATTTTGTTAGCCTTAACAGTTGATAACGCTTACAGTCAGAGTTGGGCAAAGCAAAGGCGTTACCGAAAAACAGGTATTAACTTGCACGTATACGATGCTTACGGCCAGCGCTGGATGAAAAAGCGGCGTTACGCCACAGTAGGTATTAACCTGAATGCCATCAACTATTTTGGCGAAATGGCTCCGGATGCCAATATTGCCAGTTTTCGGTTTTTATCTACCCGGTTAAACGTAGGCGCTAATTATACTTATAAATTTACGCCCCGCATTTCGGCACGCGGTAATTTATCGTGGGGGCGTTTATACGGCGATGATAAAAAGAGCGCTTCTGAAAACGAACTCGATAACATGCCGCGGTTTCAACGGAATTTAAATTTTCGGAATGATATTGTAGAATTTAACGGAGTGGCCGTTTACGAAATTTACGAAAACCGCTTTCCGTACCGTCGCCGGCCTGATTTTATGCCTTATGTTTTTGCCGGTATTGGTGTTTTTCATCATAATCCCAAAGCGTATTTTGATGGCGAAGGCATGGCAAAAGGTTGGTATGCTTTACAACCATTAGGCACCGAGGGCCAGTATGTGCCGGACCGGGAAAGCAAAAATTACCCGAAGCCTTACCGCAAAATTCAATTGGCTATACCGGTGGGTATTGGGGCTAAATATAAACTCGACGCTAACTTTGACATAGGCTTTGAAATTTGCTGGCGCAAAACCTTTACCGATTACCTGGACGATGTAAGCAGTAATTACGCCGATAAAGGGGAATTGGCCGCGGCTTCCGGCACCCGGGCGGCGTTGCTGTCCGATCGTAGCGGCGATTCTGGTTTTACCCCGGTGTTAACCGATCCGTATGGCTACAAGCACATTAATGGCTTTGGCTTGAAGGGCGACCAGCGGGGCGATGTGAGTGATAAAGATTGGTACATTACTACTGGTATTTCTTTGTACTATATTTTGCCTAAACAAGTGAAAAACCCTAAAATAAAGTAA
- the porG gene encoding type IX secretion system protein PorG, protein MFKTSVRLTLLITLWAVRSLFFGNELFAQNTSEIGGGIGGLVYKGEVAPNYRFLNNRPGAVIFYKKDISKPVTLKANLMAGFLRANDENAELPVNSFRQAIVKTNLVELSAGLEYNFLDYYNQRRRTRWTPYYFISFAAASFRNKAELQGHEKPAESGIVLSIPTGIGFKYALSYHWNLGLEVGARKTFAKNGDRLDYLQTQDYAQLPYRELPHTDPYDKDWYFYNGLSISYTFYKLLCPPASYK, encoded by the coding sequence ATGTTTAAAACCAGTGTACGCCTTACACTCCTTATAACCCTATGGGCCGTAAGGAGTCTTTTTTTTGGTAATGAATTATTTGCGCAAAATACCAGTGAAATAGGCGGAGGAATAGGCGGCTTAGTTTACAAAGGCGAAGTAGCGCCTAATTACCGGTTTTTAAATAATCGTCCGGGAGCTGTTATTTTTTATAAAAAAGATATTTCCAAACCGGTTACTTTAAAAGCTAATTTAATGGCCGGCTTTTTACGGGCCAATGATGAAAATGCCGAACTTCCCGTTAATAGTTTCCGGCAGGCCATTGTCAAAACCAATCTGGTAGAATTATCGGCCGGATTAGAATACAATTTCCTGGACTACTACAATCAGCGGCGGCGTACCCGCTGGACTCCTTATTACTTCATTAGTTTTGCGGCGGCCAGCTTTCGCAACAAAGCCGAATTACAAGGACATGAAAAACCAGCAGAAAGTGGCATTGTGCTTTCTATACCAACCGGCATTGGTTTTAAGTACGCCTTATCTTATCACTGGAACTTAGGCCTTGAAGTTGGTGCCCGCAAAACCTTTGCTAAAAACGGCGACCGGTTAGACTACCTGCAAACCCAGGATTACGCCCAACTGCCTTACCGCGAACTGCCGCATACCGACCCTTACGATAAAGATTGGTATTTTTATAACGGACTAAGTATTTCCTATACTTTCTATAAGCTGCTTTGCCCGCCCGCATCATACAAATAA
- a CDS encoding isoprenyl transferase — protein sequence MNLQEKIDLNNLPKHVAVIMDGNGRWAKQKGGVRIFGHQNAIAAVRDTVEGAAELGIAYLTLYAFSTENWSRPQYEVNALMELLVSTIRKETATLNKNNIRLQTIGDTDSLPSTCRRELLEAMEITAHNTRMTLNVALSYSGRWDLTQAMRQIAGLVAAGELQPNDVNEQLISEHIATTGMPDPELLIRTSGEMRISNFLLWQLAYTEIYITNLLWPDFRKQHLHEAILSYQSRERRFGKTSEQLTNKSIT from the coding sequence ATGAATCTTCAGGAAAAAATTGATTTAAACAATTTGCCAAAACACGTGGCCGTTATTATGGACGGAAACGGACGTTGGGCAAAGCAAAAAGGGGGTGTCCGTATATTCGGGCATCAGAATGCTATTGCAGCCGTACGGGATACGGTAGAAGGAGCCGCAGAGTTGGGTATTGCGTATTTAACCTTATATGCTTTTTCCACTGAAAATTGGTCGCGTCCGCAATACGAAGTAAATGCATTAATGGAGTTACTGGTTTCTACTATCCGGAAAGAAACCGCTACTTTAAATAAAAATAATATTCGGTTACAAACCATTGGCGATACCGATAGCTTACCAAGTACCTGCCGCCGGGAATTACTGGAAGCCATGGAGATAACGGCCCATAACACCCGCATGACCTTAAATGTAGCTTTGAGCTACAGTGGTCGTTGGGATTTAACCCAGGCGATGCGCCAGATTGCCGGCTTGGTAGCGGCAGGCGAATTGCAACCAAACGATGTAAATGAACAACTTATTTCGGAACATATAGCCACCACCGGAATGCCTGACCCGGAACTGCTTATCCGGACGAGCGGCGAAATGCGCATCAGTAATTTCTTGCTTTGGCAACTAGCTTATACCGAAATTTATATTACTAATTTGCTCTGGCCGGATTTTAGAAAACAGCATTTACACGAAGCTATTTTATCTTATCAGAGCCGCGAACGTCGGTTTGGCAAAACCAGTGAACAATTAACGAATAAAAGTATTACTTAA